The genome window ATTCCGCAGGTGAGCGCCAAGGCGGTGAACAGCGGCAACGGTTTCATTGATGTACTGCTCACCCCGGAGTCAGACTATTTCGGGTGGGTCAACTCTATCGATTTCTCCCTGCGCTGGCCCGCGAACGGCAGCAGCTTAGGGGCCATCGTCCAGGATGCCGCGATCAGCGAAGCGCTTCCTCTCGAGAAGGTGGGGCCGGAGGTGACCTCGAACGGATTCACCTATCAGCGCTTCCATGGCGAGGGCACCATCAGCCTCGCTCGAGCGCAACAGTCCTGGCTGGGCAATGAAGACCACCTTCTTCTGCGCCTGCCGATCAGCGGATCAATCGCCGATGCCACCGTCGCTGACGACCAATGGACCTCGACCCAAGAGGGCAACTACAGCATCGTGCTGAATGGCGAGCCCCGGGCGGGCGGAACCGACGAGAACTCTGCCAGCACCGGCCCGAACTTCAGCGAGGTGATCCCCTCCATGCAGATCGTAAACGATGAGCTTCAGGTGACCACCGCAATGGGCGGATCGGGCACATTGGTGCTCTCCGTGCTGAACGCGGCGGGACAGCCCATGATGAGCACGCGCGCCAAGTGGGGCGCCATTCACCGGATCAACGTGGCCTCGTGGCCATCTGGCATGTACATCATGCGCGCGCAGACCGACGCTGGAATGACCGCGCGCCGTTTCCTCAAATAGCCGTTTCAAGCGCATCAGGAGCCGCGAAGTGCCAGCGCGCCTTGCGGCTCTTGCCATTCAAGGGTGCTGCTCAATGCCATTGGTAGCCGGGGCCGCGCGCTTGACCGTTGAATGGCTCACCAGCCAGGCCACCAATGCAACCAGGAGCAGGATCAGGAAGGCCTTCGGGTCCTTATAGATGGGCCTGTGGAGCCGATCGCGCGCACGCTGGTAATTGTGGATCAGCTTGCCGCTATCCCGGTAGCGCCTCAATTCATCGTCGGAGGGTTCCCGGCCGGGGCCTTCGGGTGATATGCGGTAGCGGTGCCTCATGCCTTCGGTGCAAGGTAGGATCGCAGCGCGCTGAGCGTCCTGTGGGTGCGCATCTTGGCAGCATCCTCCCCGATGCCGAGCACCTGCCCGACTTCCTGATAGCTGAGCCCATCCATGAAGCGCAGGTGGATCAGCTGGGCGCGTGCTTCGTCCAGGCCGGAGAGCGCTTGAGCCACGCGTTCCATGTCCGAGGGGTCCAAATGGAGCTCCATCTCCGCCACCATGCCCTTCACCTGTTTCACGCTCAAATCGATCAGGACTTCCTTTCTCTTCCGCCAGTGCATGCGCAGTTCGTTCAGCGCGATGCGGTACAGCCAAGCCCTGAAGGGAAGTCCGCGCGATTCGTACCGGTGGATGGATAGCATGGCTTTCACGAATGCCTGTTGGGTGAGGTCGGCTGTCAGTTCGCGATCTGCTGCTCGGCGGAGGATGAATCGGAAAACATCGCCGAAGTATCGCTCATACAAGGGCCCGAAAGCCTCTGTAGAGCTCTTGGCCAGGGCCACTTGCCGGTCGTCGAACCCTTGATCGGATCCCATTCTGCCACGGAATGCCCTGAGCGCGACAAGGTAACGGCGAGGGCGGCTGAAACCGTGCGCCCCCATGCCCGTTGAAACGGGGCAATGCCAATGGGCTTGGACACCCCATTAGCGCTGGATAATCACCGACCGATGGCCGTTACTCTCCGGCAGATGTCAACCCATTTACGTTCCGTGCGCTGGATCTGCGCGGGCCTGCTCGCAGCACCGTACTTGGCCTTTGCGCAAGGCCCCGTTTGGAACTGGGCCAAGACACAGGATGCCGGCAACACTGAATATGTCCGGGACATCGCAGTGGAAACGACAACGGGCAACATCTATGTGGTCGGCGCCTACCAGTCTGCTTCCGCCACGGTCGCACCCTACGGCCTTCCTGCTTCAATGGGCGGGTCAGTCGATGCCTTCATCGCGAAGCTCGACCCCAATGGCAACCTGCTCTGGAGCCGCTCGATCGGCAGCACGCAGGAGGACGGTGCGTTGGGCGTTGCTATTAGCGGAACCGGTTTGGTGGTGGCAACCGGTTTCTACGACAACCCCATAGCCGGCCTGGGATTGTCGAATGCAGGCTCGCGCGATGCGTTCATCATATCCTATGACGCTTCGGGGACGGTCCAGTGGGTTAAGTCAATAACGGGCCCTCATGTCGAGTACGGCACCGGGGTAGCCATCAGCGGTAACACCCTAGTGGCATACGGCACCTACACATACCATACGCTCATCGGTGGGGTGCTCTCCGCTGTGGGTCTCACATCAGGCCGGCGATACGCATACCTGAACGCATACAACGCTTCTGGAACCCTGATCTGGTCGTTATCCGGCTTATCAGATGACGACCTGCAAACGGAACGCATTACCGCAGATGCCACCAATGTGTATGTCGTTGGAGGCACGGAGGGCACTTCCCTGTCCTGGAGGAACAGCACTGGGAACTCGAGCACAACAGTAACCACCTCGAACGGCAACGCTCTATTCGCATCCGCGGTGAGCCTGGCGGGTGGACATGCTTGGACGAGGCTGATCAACAACCCGGGTGACGCAGAATCGGAGTGCAATGGGGTGGCGGTCGATTGCGCAGGCGTTTATATCACCGGTCGCACGCACACAGGAAGCCTCTTCCCCGGCGGCATCACACCGATGAATCCCGGCACGCACGATTACTGGTTCCTGGGTTCGCTCAATCCAACCAACGGCACCACCAATTGGGTCCGGACCGCTTCGAGCAGCATTGGCCACGGCGTTACAGGTTATGATGTCTCGGTTGGCCGGAACGGCCAGATCCATGTGGCCGGTATGACCTCCGGAACGCTGACGACCGATGGAGGCACCGTGATCGCTGGTAATAACGATACGGATCTTCTCATCGCGCGATTCAACCGGGATGGCACGGCGGTTTGGCACCATCGCGAAGCGAACCCCGATGACGAACATGCACTGGCGATCGCACCTACAGGCATCGGAGGCCAAATCGTCGGCGGGCAATTCGAGGATGCCCTCACCTTGGGGAGCAACACGTACCCCGGCACGAACGGAACGGATCTGTTCACCGCCCGCTTCACCGATCCCGATTGGACAAACGTTTCGAACAATCCGGCCCGTTTCGCACAACCGGGTCCGTTCTGCAGCAGCAACGCTCCATTCGACCTGAACAACTACCTGCTGGCTTATGCCGATACGGTGGTTGCCAGCTCCAATGTCATCACCCCCGAGCAAGCTGATGGCCCTCCGAATGGAGTCGGAGCATCCTTCAGCACCACGGGCGGTTGGGCGGTGCTCGATCTGGCCGATACGGTTCTGATCGGAGAGGCCGTAAGCCTCTTGTGGCGAAGCCAAACCGCCGGCTTACAGGCGCGCATGCTCGTTTCTTCCTCCTTGGATGGTGTGAACTGGAGCATCTCAACCACCTACAGCACCACCAGCGGGACGTATGTCACCACAAGCTACCCAGTACCGGTGAACGCACGCTTCATCAAGGTGCAACGTCATAGCAACGCGCTCTATACCGCCTTCCTTCTCGACGCTGCACGCTTCCTGGGATCCAGCATGGCGGGTGGCACCTGGAGCGGCGGGGCATACGTGAGCGCATCAGGCTCTTTCACGCCGTCCGCCTCAGGTCCGCATCCCGTTACCTACACGGTAATACTGGGTTCCTGCAACTACACGCATACCCGCACCATCCTTGTGGACGACCCACCTGAAGGCGGCACCATCAGTGGAGGCGGCACCTATTGCCCTGGCGCTTCCGGTGTGCTGACGCTCACGGGCTCAAGCGGCACGGTGATCCGATGGGAGCGCAGTGTGGACGGCGTCACCTGGTTCCCGCTCGCTGAATCATCGGACGTTCTTGCCTGGAGCGGAATCACCGGCACCATGCGATTCCGTGTGCTGGTGGATGGGGGCGCATGCGGCACCATCTATAGCAGCACCACCACCATCATCGTGCAGGACCTGATCCCGCCAACGGTGGTGTGCCCCCAGAGCGATACGCTCTTCGTGACCGCGGCATCATGCACGGCCGCGTACAATGTGCCGAACATTGCCAGCACGGACAATTGCCTCACATTCACCTCCGGCAGCGGGATCGTCATCAACTCCAACGGCAATATCCTGCTGGTGAATGGAACCGCGATAGCGACTGATGATGAGGTAAGCATCGGCGGTGGCGCTGCATTGCAGCTCGGACCCGGCACGCACAACTTCTCGGACACCATCACGGATGGATCCGGAAACCAGACCATCTGTAACTGGGAAGTGAGCGTGCTCGATACGATCGCTCCGGTGATCGCCAACTGCCCGGACACGGTGGAGTTGTTCAGCCCCGCGAATGGCTGCCTTGCGCAATACATCTGGCCTACGCTGACCTCAACGGACAACTGCGATCCGGATACCGAATCGGACTATCGGACCTGGGTTACGGACCTGGACAACGGTGATGTGACTGATGTGACCGGCGAAGCCGATCATTGGTTCGCACCGGGCGATTACCGCATACGTGAGCGCCACCAGGACAACAGCTTGAACGAGACATTCTGCGAATGGAGCATCATCGTTCGCGATACGATCGCACCGGTGATCGATTGCAGCAACGCGTATTCCGTTTCTTACACCGGCGTGTCGTGCGGTGCCCAGGTGGATATCCTTGATCTGGACACGCTGATCCAGGATAATTGCGCGCGGATGTCCGGCAGCCTGACCGCCGACCATGCTTCAGGAATCTGGCCGCCTGATACGGTGACCGTGACGTTCACCGCGCTGGACATCCACGGAAACACGGGAACGTGCACCGCACAGATCATCGTCATGGACAACGCGCCGCCGACGATCTCCTGCCCTGGTGATGCGGAGCTTGCACAAGACGCCGGGGCCTGCACCGCGACTGTGCCTGCCCTGGGCGTGCCCGTGATCTCGGACAACTGCAGTAGCGCCTCCTGGACGCAGATCGGAGGACCCATAGCCGGTGAAAGCATCGGGCTGGGCACGCATCCTGTCACCTACGAGGTCACTGACGGCACGTACAGCGCCACCTGCACATTCAATCTGGTGGTGGATGACCTGGAAGCTCCAACCCTCTCGTGTCCTTCGGTCATCGCCCAGTTGAACGTCGGGGTCGATTGCACGAAGCCCCTGCCGGACTATCGCGCCAGCGCGTCAGCGGGTGATAATTGCGGGGGCGTGACGCTGACGCAATCGCCGGCTCCGGGCACACCTGTAGGCCCAAGCAATGTGAACGTCACCATCACCGCCACGGCTGGAGGCCTCACAACGGAGTGCACTTTCATCGTTCCAGTGGTCGACAACACTGCCCCTAGCTTCCCAGCAAGCGTTGGGATGCTCGGCTTTGTGCCCGCCAATGCATGCACCATCAACGCGCCCGGCTATCAGGCACCCGCGGAGAATTGCCCCGGAGTCACAATCGTGCATGTGAGCGGTCCGATGCCCGGTGATGCCCTTTCTCCGGGCACCTACCTCATGCGCTATCGCGCACAGGATGCCTCGAACAACGTGAGTGCCATCCAGAGCATGCCCATCACGGTGAGCGACACGATCGCACCGCTGATCACATGCCCGGCGAACCAGACCATCAATGCGACGGCAGGGAATTGCAACTCTACGATGCCTGATCTGCGCGGCCTGGTGATCGCTTCCGACAACTGCGGGACGGTGACCCTCGCGCAAGCTCCAGCACCCGGTGCCACGGTCACCGGCACCTTCACGGTCGTCTTCACCGCGACGGACGCCTTCAGCAACCAACGCTCGTGCTCCATCCAGGCCACGGTGCTCGCATCGGCACTACCCGATCTCGCATATGCGCAAGGATCATTTTGTGAAACAGCGGGTATCATCGCGCCGGTCGCGGCCATGCCCGCTGGCGGCAATTTCACATGCGCCACATGCGCCAGCGCCATCGCCTCCGATGGGTCGTTCAGCGCGTCTGCCATCGGAATCGGCACGCATACCATCCAGTACCAGGCTCCCGTCGGCTCGTGCTTCAGTCCATCGATCGACAGCTTCCTGCTTTCAATAGCGGATCAACCTGCCGCCGGGAGCAACGGAACCTTTACGATCTGCTCGAACTCGGCGTCTGCATCCTTGCTCTCTCAGCTTGGCGGAACTCCGGAACCCGGTGGCTCGTGGAGCGGTCCAAGCTCAGTGATCGGCGACATGTTCGACCCGGCGACCATGAACCCAGGAGTGTACACCTACACCCTGAGCGCCGCTGCTCCATGCGTCAGTGCGAGCGCATCCATAACCGTTAGCGAAACGACGCCATTCAGTGCTGGAAGCAATGGAGCACTCACCGTTTGCAGCAACGCTCCGTCGCAGAGTCTTATGGCGTTCCTCGGCGGCATGCCAGCGAGTGGTGGGACATGGAGTGGTCCGAGTCCTGTCGTGGGCCATGCATACATCCCGGCCTCGATGAACCCCGGCGTGTACACGTATACCGTCATTGGTCCAGTGCCATGCGGAAGCAGCAGCGCAACGGTGACAGTGACAGAGATACCATCGTCGACGACAACCACTACTGCTTCGAGCTGCGACAGCTACACCTGGGCGGTAAACGGAACGATCTACACCACGAGCGGCTCGTACACCCACGTGAGCGGCTGTCATGCCGAAACGCTTGTGCTCACCATCACCGTTTCAGGAACGCCCTGCGATGACGGCAACGCCCTCACCGGCAACGACGTGTACGGCGCCGACTGCATCTGCGCTGGCCAGCTGATCGACTGCTTGGGCGTGCCCGGAGGTGCTGCGCTGATCGGCACACCCTGCGATGACGGCAACACCCTCACCGGCAACGACGTGTATGGCGCCGACTGCATCTGCGCTGGCGAACTGATCGACTGCCTGGGCGTGCCCGGCGGCAGCGCGCTGATCGGAACCGCTTGCGATGACGGCAACGCCCTCACCGGCAACGACGTGTACGGCGCCGACTGCATCTGCGCTGGCCAGCTGATCGACTGCCTGGGCGTGCCCGGAGGTGCTGCGCTGATCGGCACACCCTGCGACGACGGCAACGCCCTCACCGGCAACGACGTGTATGGCGCCAACTGCATCTGCGCTGGCGAACTGAT of Flavobacteriales bacterium contains these proteins:
- a CDS encoding T9SS type A sorting domain-containing protein, producing MNKQILLAATGCFLVLGLASQPVVDITLADNGNNQLEVRLRPNGPFNEVVSGVVFTLRWQETFGPALSVYQPVWPQSEFMPISSTPIVNPGNGYLYRTYTAVALSMMSDFGRVWEGGMEYPVCVMDILTPGLEVYLGNDDFTAANNRDYFVSLNGMERTGIVFPSPIPQVSAKAVNSGNGFIDVLLTPESDYFGWVNSIDFSLRWPANGSSLGAIVQDAAISEALPLEKVGPEVTSNGFTYQRFHGEGTISLARAQQSWLGNEDHLLLRLPISGSIADATVADDQWTSTQEGNYSIVLNGEPRAGGTDENSASTGPNFSEVIPSMQIVNDELQVTTAMGGSGTLVLSVLNAAGQPMMSTRAKWGAIHRINVASWPSGMYIMRAQTDAGMTARRFLK
- a CDS encoding sigma-70 family RNA polymerase sigma factor, giving the protein MGSDQGFDDRQVALAKSSTEAFGPLYERYFGDVFRFILRRAADRELTADLTQQAFVKAMLSIHRYESRGLPFRAWLYRIALNELRMHWRKRKEVLIDLSVKQVKGMVAEMELHLDPSDMERVAQALSGLDEARAQLIHLRFMDGLSYQEVGQVLGIGEDAAKMRTHRTLSALRSYLAPKA